From the Drosophila simulans strain w501 chromosome 2L, Prin_Dsim_3.1, whole genome shotgun sequence genome, the window tataaattacacaaataGTGCACACGACTTTGATGGCTGCAGCCGGCGACATTGAACGCCGCTACGTTGCACAGTGGGTCGAACGCGaaaattcatttatattttcactAAAAAATGTTAAGCTTATGCTATATATCGCACTCCTTTTCGGTTTTATTGTCGGTATTTTGTGTGATTGTACAATGCATGtaaaactttttatattttccaagCTGAAAGCCCACAAATTAACCAAAGTTAAAGCACTTCGGCTTAAACTCTTTGGGTCACTGCAAAGACCACAGTGCAGATGAGCTGCCAGGAGCGCTGGTCATGTCACCGTGGCCCTTTGATGCTAATGACTCTGCCATCGCCTTAAAACCGGGGAATAAGCATCGATGGGGGCTTACAACGCTCGGAACTTAGCGGGCAATCAAAAACCGTGCTGCAGCAAATTGGCATGCGTGATGTAGATGAATGGAGATGCAGCCAGATGCAGCTAGATGCGATGGCCAGGGGGAAATGGGGCGATGGATGGAGTTTCTGGGCGGGGGCAGAGGTATGTGGGACAAGTGATTTCCGCATCGCTTTCTGGATCGCAGCGAGCGGCTgcgttgattgattgattaattGACAAAGGAATTGCCGTTAGTTTTCCATTCGCATTTACATTTGCATATCTAATTTATGAACGGCCAAGTCTTGTCCGGCCGTATGTAGTTCATTGTGTTAGCTATGCAAATGCTGTACTTCCGCTGCGAGCGTCTGCCAAACGCAGCTtaattattcattaatttcAACTTAAATTCCATATTTGTGCCTGCAGCCATTTGTGGCCCAGTTTCGATGgcctgcagttgcagttgtctTTCCGCAGGCTTTTGTCACCATAAAACTGAAGTGTTGCCCGATTATGAAATAATTATCGGCGTTCTGCACGCACTAACCGGTGATTTTAGAGGCGATTGGGCTTTGATTTGGATTTCGGGAGCCATTCGCATCGATGCTAGTTCGAAATTAACTAGCTTTGTTTAGAGATTTGCGCAACTCGGGCATCTAGTTACCCATTCCATTGTGTTTCAATACCCATGGAAATGAGAACATTTATGAGACTCACTCGGCCCGAAAATTGCACCCAGTTAGCATCTATGTAAATTCACAAAATCTATAAAGTAGGACCCAATTTGCCACTGCCATCTGCCTCGACCTTCGTTTTCAGTGGAGGTGCTGCAGCATGCCTTGCATATTTAATCCGGGCTACATTGGACCCGATCCACCCTGCTGTGACCCCGATTGCTTGGAGGAGGGCCACTGCACGGTTCCGGAGTGCGGAGTTTGCCCGGAGTCCCAACTACCGCGATGCAATCCCGCTCCACAGTCCAACAAGGACGCGGCGAGGCCACCTCTGGACCAGAAAGCCCAAAAAGAACCGAAGCCCCGGGAGCAGAAGTAGTGGGGAAAAAGGCAGAGCTGCAAGGAGCTTCCAAAAATGAATGAGTCCTGTGGAGATGTGCTGAACACACAACCTTCTTCCGACATGTTGCTATTATATTCTTAAATCTTGAGCTCAACCCATGCAGCTCATTATCGCCTGGAAATCGAACCGTCATAAATCTATCATATTGTAACATaacattaaaaaacaaaaaaaaaataataaaatgtatatctttaaataataaaaataataatatataataagatCAAATCACAAGCTATTTTCTACTTTAGCACAAAATAACTGTGGATAAAAAATACAgacaaaattaattcatttctatctaaatataaaatgaagtcaaataaacttaaacaaGCATTCTTGATTTAAATGTCAACAAAATAACACATAACCGTACATACGTATATTTctttattcaaaattcaaacacCAAACGTGTTGTTCTGGtcaaacatttgtttaaatttctcatttttctCTTCCATTTCTGGTGAGTTTCGAAAGAGAAAATGTGggaaatgtatttataaaatacgATTTGCAGACTTCTTTCGAGTGCTCAAAATGGTTTACTTAAGTCGTCCTTGGACTCCGGCCATAAACCCTTTCTACATTGGCCCCTATCCGAGATGCGCAGTGTGTCCGTGCGACTTCGACATTTACAAAGGATACACCCCCGGTGGCTGGCACAGTCGTTGCTATAGCAGCTATTGACGACACGAGTACCTGTGTAAAACGCACGAATAATGGCGGGAACAAATCTGGATGAATTTCGAAACTGCACACCAATTTACCTCGCAGACATTTATGtagagaaataataaaattgattcaTCATCACCAAACTGTTGAATGTTGCTGgggaaataatataaatattccaaTCGAAATGGCttagattttaaattgaaactcctgGGATTTTTAGTTTATCAGGTCGCAATTTGTGTGAAAATAGTTttctaaattcaaaatttaagtCTCTTGGTTTGACCCTCAACAGTGGTCATGTCTTCGTCTGTCGATCACGTGGTACACCACGTACTGGCACCAATGGCAATCAACGTCCTCGATCGCGTGGTGCCAGTTATCCGCCAATTGGTGATCATCATGCATCAGGCATTTCTGGTTGATCACCATGTGTCGGAGCCCGTGATCGATGTATCCGGCATGATTCAGCCCGTCCGTAAAATAATCTTGATTGTAAACGATTCAACACCGGAGCACCATGTCGACCAGGAGCCGGTGGTCAGTTCGGATGACATCAACGAcctgataaataaaatttcgcGAAGTATCCGAAACTTGGCCCGTTCGACCTACAATACCATCTCGGCGATGGTTGGAGAGTAGCCCCAGAATTAGTTGTCATCGTGGTCGACCGGAAAATCCAATATCGACCCTCCTGATCCTCCAGAAGATCCTGCTCCTTTGCCCAAGATATGGAAATGGTTCACGCGGCCATTGGAGTTGCGGGCATAGTGGCCCTGTTTATGGTAGTTTCCCGTTCGGTGACTCAAGTGGGTGGCAGGGTGTTAAACCAAACCCGTGATCCGATCGCTGACCTTGTGAGGCGCGGTGGTCCAGTGGCGGATCAGCTATCCGCCGTCGAGGGGGAAACTCCTCTAGTAGAGGGCGATCGCATGGATGGCGCCTGCTCCGTGGTGCAAAGTATTGGAGGCAAGGCGTGTGCCTTTGTAGGGCCATTGCTTCCAAAGTTTGGCAGTGAACATAATTCAGAGGGCTCACCTAAGGAAGACGAAAAGGATGAAAAGGACTCGGAGCCGGTAGTAGTAAAAGCTGAAACACCGCCAGCGGCAGAATTACCCGAAGAGGAGTAGGATCTGGTCAGCAATTAAAGTTACCAGAAtgtaaaagaaaatttttagTATTTTCGAGTTGGCCTTGGAAATAAACTTCACTCAATTTGTGGGCTTCCTGTGATTCGAAACCTGGAGACCTCATTCATTTTGAACAGCTCGGACTGAACACATCTCTTTCgtgaaataaaacacaaaaaaataatatgaaaaattgaacaaaaattctAAATTCGTAGCCAAGGACTAACTTCAACGTATTTCttcagcagaaaaaaaattcCAGGTACGTTCTAGTTTGttaaaattgaacaaaaataGATCTACAATTTATACagaaatttgtaaaaaatttgttgttcCCAAGagtaattttgaaatatttggtAATGTTCTTATAATGACAAAACCCGTTTTTTATGTTTGCAGCCGTACCTTTTGAGCCCCACCTGCAGATTTTAGAAGTAATTCAAGTGTCCTTGACCAAATCCAAACTTTCAAGATGGTTCTGATGCTTTGCTGCAGCTTCGATCCCTTCTACGTTGGACCCTGCCCACCCGGCTGCCTGGCTCCCTTGATGGGAGGAACTCCCTATTGCGGATGTGGTCCCTGTGGAGGTTGCTGTAGTCCTTGCTGTGGTCCTTGTGGTCCTTGTGGTGGATGCAGCTCGTGTCCTTGCGGTTGGTGAAGCGCCCACTGAAGATTATGGACTTCAACCGCTATCATAGGCATTGATACGGCAGCAAGCGGTAACAAGCCAATTTAAAGATCAAGCTTCTGAAAAACTGCTGGAGGAATATGTTGCTGTTCGAATTCCATTTTGCCTTGGCCGGGGCTAAACCAACTAAGCTCCTCTCGTTTAcataaagaatttttattaagagctgttcaataataaaatgaattaaagtACAAACAGAACTGCTTTGTGATATAGCTCAACACCGAATATATCCAACCTGGATTACGTCAATGTAAACATGGATGGACCAGCCTCCAGTTATTCGGTGTGCAGCCTCCTAAAGCCCATAAGGATGCAAATGTTGTCCTAGGTAAGGGTCTTGCCTAGAACAGCTGTTTGGGTCATCAGGGTTATTGCGCAGCCGCGATTCGAACGCGCAACTCGAACAAAAACATAGAATGTAGAGCATTGTGTCAGGTCATAGGTTGTTGGGGTAGGGATGGAACACACACCCCCTTTTATTATTCAATctttgaatgaaaatgaaactgaatCTCCAATGCCTCCCGATGCCATGTTGTGTTTTGGATAAGCGCGATTTACAGCGCCGTGTCTGAGGTGTCCCTGAGTTTTTCTGAGGTGGTGATTCCACTTCATTTACATTCAtatatgtgagtgtgtgtgtgtgagctggcCATTTCACTCTTATTTTGGCATCGCTTGCTCTGTTTTTCCGCGGAATTTATTGCGGTAGGTCGGAATTTTCATTGCTTGCCTTCCATTTTTCCGGGGTTTCCGGCGAGTATGAGTGTGTCCTTGCGCcatgttttatggccaaagttGTCTGCTGTATTTGAGTTTTAGTTTCTGAGCTGAAAGTTTTCGATTGCATTGTGTTTCTTGAGTATGTTGCCTGGTATAAGATTTTGTTTGCGTTGTTATAATGGAGCAACAGTGTCTTTAGGTGTGAATATTGTGTTCCGGTCTTTCAAAGGTATATGCCACAAGTCTAGCAGTGGTATTTACAACCATTGTATTTTGAATGGGGTATGCTTTCTGCCATATCAAGTCTTACAAGAAAATACGATGGAATTTGGGCTCATCAACTCCGCACAATGGGCATATCCTCCCCATGTCTCACAATGCACGCTTTCCAGAAAATGTGGCCACAATTGGTGGACACTGGTTGCTTCTCGCGGACATCTTCCAGGCACACAGGGCAGTTGTAGGGCATGACGGATTTCGTGGACTCTGATTTGATCCGTTTGTTAGGAGGAGGATTCTCGTTAGAATCTGAGTTATATCCCATTGATGTTGATGTTCGTTGGAGCTCATGTTGCTATCGGAGCTACTGCTGGTTTCACTAGACTCTGTGTAGCTGGAATACTCCATTGAACGCCGGAACTGCACAATAAAGTTCTATTAAAACCTATGGATTCCGGATCGAGATAAACGAACAAGAACTTACCATGTATGGGTCGATAGATCTGGGGCTGCTTAAAGAGTCCGAGTCTCCGTAATACTCCTTTGGAACCCGTCCCTATTAAATGAAGTTATAATATAAGCAATGAATTTTGGCTGGATCTGGCTAGAGCCATAACTTACAGGGGAACAGCTCCGTAAGTAGGAACTAAATCCGGAGGGCCCGATTACGGGAATAGGCCCGGTGTTATGGATTTGCTGTGATACTCCATAATTTTCCATTGGAAGTCCCGCCTGTTCCATAAAGTGTATAACCAATGGATTCTGGTGCTGGGTGAACATGAACTTAGCAGGGAACTTTGGCGAGGGGTCAAATTTGAGCCGTATCTTAATTCTCTGTTTTTTAAGGTTCaagtttttaactttttacaAATTCAGATTGACCCGTTTCCTTGCTTTTTCTTCACGAATTCAATTCTCTTCACAAGAAGCTGTTTGAACattcgtagagtaaaagggtatactagattagTTGAAACACGTAGAAggaatttccatttgattaAGATAAAAAACCAAGTCGATCAGGCTATGTTCGTCTGTCTATCCGTCCGTATGAAAGACATAGAATAGGCGCAAGTTTGTTACCCTGGTTACTATGCCCACTCTAACCACAAAGCACCCAAAACTGTCATGACCACacttttgaaccatttttcgaaatttttttcataattttattagtcttgtaaatttctatcgatttgccaaaaactttttgcaacgCCCACTTTAACGCCCTAAAGCTGCCAAAACCGGTCATGCCCACACcttggaacaatttttaaatgttttcttattttattccccaatatccaTCGATACCCCAGTAAAATGATGAATTTTCGCattcccactagctgagtaaggGATATCTAAAGGTCAGTGATCTCTACAATATCACTCTCTCTCGTTTGCATCTTAAATGctaacataaaattaaataatatgctAAAGATAGTAGTAACTCCCTGCAAAGAATGAAATTCAAAGATCGAAAGTCCGGACTCAACAACATAGAATTCCCGAAGTCACACACGAActtgcaacatgttgcaagTGCCGCTCGGATTGTCTCGAGCCGTTGGAAGCTCCAGTCGCGTTCTCGACTTCCGATTTAACTTTCAGCGCGCTTTCGGCCGACTTCAGTGTACGTTTGGCTCGCGCAGAGTGCGGATTGCAGTTCGATTCGGCTTAATCAGCCCAGTGCTTTTAGCGTAGTTCATCCGTAGGATTACTCTGCCGCAGATCTGGCCGATAAGACTTGGCAGCACATCAGGACCCAATCCTGTAGGCCCTAACCCTAACTAAATTATCGGGCGAGTTAATTGGCAGCCCGAGAGTTGCGAAAGTCGTAATGACGGTGCCATTCATCTGGCATTTAGCTCGATTCCCGTTCGCCGATCGCTTTGCCGTGCTAAAGTCTGTAATATTTGGTTAGTGCGGGTTGCCAAAAAGTTAAACAGAACAGAAAGTACGGTTCATTTGCTAAATACACGGGGCCATTCAAATATCCCGACTCAATTTaagagtgtgtgtgggcgtgtgtttgtatgtgtgcGCTCAGTGAGTGAGATGTGTGGCAAGTTTCATTTATTGGCAGCCAGCAACTGATTTGAATATTCACTCGCACACTCATACCCGAAAGGATCTGTGCTGCCAAAATACTAGACCAGATTGTGGCTCCTGTGTCGCCCGTGCataagtgtgtgtgcagcATGATTTATAGGTCCTGCAGCAGGCGTGATGTAAAGTGACAATTTCTGGTAATTTTCGATTTACATGCCGTTGTGCATTGGGTAAGTTTGACGAAGGATCCCTggattttgtttactttgtttttataacATTACCTGGAATTAATTTTATGCGTAATTTAATGCGAAAAAGACGAGAAAGAGGTCAAACCTGAATCAGTAGCTTCcataataataactttaaaatatcgcatttaataataaatttcaaactgatatttttagaaaaaaaaagttttgctgaggcatatttattttatttatttttaaatttacacgTGTCAGGTTAAAAAACTACGGAtggaaaacaatatttatttgctcgtaatgaataaatttacttaaacTTATCCACCGactttggccatttttttaaattaaataatcaatttttgtacatatttatagttatataaatatgatctcattgctaataaatatgaatgtacatacctatgtatataataatgaATCACGACAATCAGCATAGTTCTAGTAAAATACAACTACTAAAGGCATTTTATAAATCGATTTAAAAACTTTCCCACTGGCCACGAAtattgctgtttatttttcttttcaagGCACACGAGTAGTTACCTCTGAGCAAAGATTGATTTACACCTGCTCGGATGTCTTGCCAATCAGAAACCGCAAGACAAACACTACCTGCGGACTCGCGAACATATCGGATCGCGTATACTTCCGCCCTTAGAGGGTTTCGCTTAAAACGGTTTCCGCGAAAACATTAACTTTCCTAGCAGCTGAAAATACGTACTTTAATAGCTGAGTAGAATAAATCAATGAGTAATTAAAGAGGTGTTATCGATTTTGGGCTCCTGTCGCTCGAGCATAAATTAGGGCCAATAAATATCGCGACATTAGGGaaattttattggttttggATGGCCAAAGATGATATTAATGGGTgccattaatatttaatcCTCGACAACAGGTTTCACCAGCGTTAAGGACACAGAGTACGccaaagaaataaaaccatCCATCCCATTATTTGGCAGAAGGagaattgaaaacttttgcaaacaGCACCTGTGTCTAaggaatttttaataaaatctcCCGAAAAAGTGGTAAACTCAACAAAGCCATTCGTCATGCTCAAGTAACTTGGGTTTTCGACTTTTAGGGTTTTTCCCTTTCGTATGCTTTTTCTTGCTGGTCAGCGAACCAGTTTGGCATCATAATTATGCAACCAGGCATGCAGCTGAGGACACTGTCGGCTGCCAAAGGGTTGAAAGGAACCCTTTctttctttatacatataaatttggGTCACTTACGGCCGAagcaaattgtaattaaaatatgtattttccaTGCAGCCATATAATAACaattcacttttaattttaatcattaaatcccaaaaaaacacatttattttgaacAAAGCGAAACTCTTTTTTCACTTTCGCGACGGCCTTGACGGGGTTAAAGAGTCCTGACTGTGGAAAATAATCATCATCAGCCGCAGGATTTCAAACCACCATCATTATCGTCTGCTGGTCTGGTTTGCATAATTTCATACATAAACTGTCGCTTTTTGTGCGCATAATCTGCAGCTTTgaggacaaaaaaaaaaaataggcaaaaaatgttaaataaaacgCAGTGTCGGCGGAAAGGTGTCATATACTCCAAAAATTGGGTGTTCTAAATGTTCGAGAAATGAAGCGCTGAAAAGTTGGTCGCGTTACGCATCCGCCATGTTGCGCGGCGCCAAGTGGTGAGGATTACGCCGGGGTGCCCATATAGTTAATGACATGCAGCTGCTGTTTTACTTGCGGTTTCTGCCTGGAGCCCCCAGGAATCGTCAGTAAATTTTGCTGTCTGGTTCCCCTTCCGGACTAACTTATGAATTTTAAGGTGATTTGCATGTCGCAGGACCAAGTTCAGGAAACTTTGGGTTTGGGGGTCCTTTGGGAATTTGGGATGAGTGCCACGTCACATCGGGGACTTGTCAGCAAAGGGTTGATCGCATCATAAATCAAACGAACTGTTAGCCCAGTTCGCAATCAAAATCATTCTGCGGTCTGCAGCATTTGTTCCTCAGAACGTGGTAATTAATCATCGAAAGTAATTGGTTTTCTGTTTTGATTTGACATTTGAAAAATTGCAGCTGTGACAATTCAATCCCAGTTCCAGTTTATTTGCCTAGCGCCATTTACTTCGATGCTTTTTCACTGCACAATGCTGCAAAACAAGCgcaaaagtttattttcctTTGGTTTTGGCCGAAGTGAAATGGTGAcctatgcaaatttatgaatgcaaattaaatataaacgaaCGCATAAATGCGGCTTAAAAATATTGCCATGCAATATTGGCGAACAATGGGATTAACTTGACAAAAAATGTCGGGAGTGTCCTTGAAGTCCATGTTTTTTGCACGGGTATTCATAGGCTAAATTGCCAATATGGCCGCAACCCTGGCTTTAATGGAATTATGTCGCTAATTTAATGATGGCAAATGGATTGTTTTGTCGCTGCTCTCACTGAGTTTGGTTTATGGACGCAACCGTTTATACAACTTTGCAAACAAACCGAATAAACtcagaaattaaactaagacGCAAATAAAGTTTGCGAGGCACAGTCGCGATGTTGGCACTTAAAACTTCTTGAATGCCAATCATACCCCAGCGAATTTCtcgacaataaaaaattatttaaaaatcgttaaagtttttaaaggGAATTATGCCCCAAAGAAGCAGAGATACTCTAAGCTGTGTGCTTCGTTTTGGTTGTGTGGCActtcaaaagaaataaaacgaaGGCACAAAAATATCCCCACCAAAATACACACAAATTCTCGGTCTTCGGtgactttgttttgtttgccaagtCTGAAAGTGGCTCTCGTGGTccgtatttgtgttttgtttcagttttttcgGTGATGAGAGCCCCACTGCTAACTCAATAACACAATTTATGGTATTTTTTTCAAGTGGCGTCCTCGTCGGGAACAGAAGCATCGCACATCGCATGTGTTTGCTTTCATATTGaagtttattttacaattttatgaTCATGAAATAAGTGGCGAATTAAAGAGTTGATGATTGAAATGCGTTTAATAACGCAGTTATTGGATTTTGAATTCAGAAAgattttttagttaatttaagaggcaattcaaattaatttccattaggttttttttttaatttcagacATTTTcagtaaacaaattattttaccCAGGATATCTCGTATTCGAATGGAAATCACCATCCTTATTCCGTTGCCACCACGTGCTCCTTATATTTTACTTCTCAATTAAATACCACTTTGTTCGGAAtgaatgcgcatttttgttgctgctgcacataaatatttatgcgggACTTaatcaaagaaaaatgttgGGTCTGAGGCTTAGGCCAGCTTTGGTCCTTTCAGCCTCTAGTCCTTTTCATTACGTCTGTTCTATTTGCGCCAGATCAACTCATTtctgtttatttaaacattaaatgtGCTTACATTTGATTAGCAGCCCAAGAGTTTAATTCCATATCAATGTGCTGGCAGAGAGCTCTTTTCGGCTGAAAACCATATAAAATTTATGTGTTTGCCTTGCtcttaatttgtttgcatttttatattatttattttcgcctGGCTTGTGTAAATTTCTCTTTTTGGTTTTGAGCTCATTACATTTCCTTTCGGGTTATGGGAGCTGTCTTTTATGTGGCCAGTCGCATTAAAATGCATGAAATGCGCAATTAAAAACGAGGACAAAGTCTCTTTGAAGATGGCAGCGGGATACCAtttccttttaattaaatatgtaagGCCATTTCGCATTTAAGCACATATCGatgcttaattaaaagcacTTTGTGTGTTCAGTCCAttacgcaaaaaaaaaggtttcatAATTTGATGAAAGGGGTGCTTGGGATCCAGCTCCCTTTTGgtttgtgtatattttaaagagcCACTGCCACCGGGATTTCTGCTGTCGGCGCTTTTTTCCGCGGCTCAGCAGTGACAAGTGGCACTGAACTGTTGTCAGCTCGTTGTCCAAATGACAAATGGGTGCATTTGCCTCTTGCCGAGCAGCATCGCCATCGATATGGCATCGAAGTCGCGCCGcgcggcaataaaaataaactgttTCGGCAACGAATCCGAAAACAAATCTCCTTTCGCCCAATCCTTGGAACTTGGGACCACACACCACGACGCAATGGGCAACCGAGTGTAAAAGTATGCGAATAGcttggcatttttatttatattccgCGACCCGCCAAAAATTGTCAACATGGATCAATGTGGGGCGAAACTTTCAACTCGCTTTGTCATTGGCTTGTAGCCCGGTTATGTAAGCGTTgccaaataaacataaaaaacactGTATTGTAGCTTAAAGTATCATATTTCCCctcatatttataatattatcaTCTGGATTATCGCCGGGATtcgcgtgtgagtgtgtgtgcgaaacgACGAGGCGACAAATCAGGCGCTCAGAAATTGTGTTTCCAGTTCATTTCGCCGGCTATGAGGTTAAATGGATCAGGAACATAACAATTGCAGACATAATTGAGCCGTTAAAGA encodes:
- the LOC27207711 gene encoding male-specific sperm protein Mst84Db translates to MVLMLCCSFDPFYVGPCPPGCLAPLMGGTPYCGCGPCGGCCSPCCGPCGPCGGCSSCPCGW
- the LOC120284199 gene encoding uncharacterized protein LOC120284199, with the translated sequence MSSSVDHVVHHVLAPMAINVLDRVVPVIRQLVIIMHQAFLVDHHVSEPVIDVSGMIQPVRKIILIVNDSTPEHHVDQEPVVSSDDINDLINKISRSIRNLARSTYNTISAMVGE
- the LOC27206953 gene encoding uncharacterized protein LOC27206953 codes for the protein MVYLSRPWTPAINPFYIGPYPRCAVCPCDFDIYKGYTPGGWHSRCYSSY
- the LOC6732644 gene encoding LOW QUALITY PROTEIN: uncharacterized protein LOC6732644 (The sequence of the model RefSeq protein was modified relative to this genomic sequence to represent the inferred CDS: inserted 3 bases in 2 codons); this encodes MFTQHQNPLVIHFMEQAGLPMENYGVSQQIHNTGPIPVIGPSGFSSYLRSCSPGRVPKEYYGDSDSLSSPRSIDPYMFRRSMEYSSYTESSETSSSSDSNMSSNEXSTSMGYNSDSNENPPPNKRIKSESTKSVMPYNCPVCLEDVREKQPVSTNCGHIFWKACIVXDMGRICPLCGVDEPKFHRIFL
- the LOC6732643 gene encoding uncharacterized protein LOC6732643 translates to MEMVHAAIGVAGIVALFMVVSRSVTQVGGRVLNQTRDPIADLVRRGGPVADQLSAVEGETPLVEGDRMDGACSVVQSIGGKACAFVGPLLPKFGSEHNSEGSPKEDEKDEKDSEPVVVKAETPPAAELPEEE
- the LOC27206562 gene encoding uncharacterized protein LOC27206562 translates to MPCIFNPGYIGPDPPCCDPDCLEEGHCTVPECGVCPESQLPRCNPAPQSNKDAARPPLDQKAQKEPKPREQK